In a genomic window of Streptomyces roseoviridis:
- a CDS encoding GntR family transcriptional regulator: MSGTVERRRPRTAQQFVLEELRRSITTGELRPGDPIRQDTLAARLDVSRVPLREALKTLEADGLVVHHVHRGYYVAELSLADLEEIYRIRRLLETEAVRAALRRMPDGLIDALERSQADVERAAGAGDVTAMAEANRRFHFALVEASGMPRLVRLIATLWDATDAYRALYYAQDPHREAAVHEHRAVISAVTEADEAAAVRWLDEHRDHAVAALREVLGPE, from the coding sequence ATGAGCGGCACGGTGGAGCGTCGGCGGCCACGGACGGCCCAGCAGTTCGTCCTGGAGGAGTTGCGCCGCTCCATCACCACCGGGGAGTTGCGGCCGGGCGACCCGATCCGGCAGGACACCCTGGCGGCCCGCCTCGACGTGAGCCGGGTCCCGCTGCGCGAGGCTCTGAAGACGCTGGAGGCCGACGGCCTGGTGGTGCACCACGTCCACCGGGGCTACTACGTCGCCGAGTTGTCCCTGGCGGACCTGGAGGAGATCTACCGCATCCGGCGGCTCCTGGAGACGGAGGCGGTCCGCGCGGCCCTGCGGCGCATGCCGGACGGTCTGATCGACGCGCTGGAGCGAAGCCAGGCGGACGTGGAGCGGGCCGCCGGGGCGGGCGACGTGACGGCCATGGCCGAGGCCAACCGCCGCTTCCACTTCGCGCTGGTGGAGGCCTCCGGCATGCCTCGCCTGGTGCGGCTGATCGCCACGCTGTGGGACGCGACCGACGCCTACCGCGCCCTGTACTACGCCCAGGACCCCCACCGGGAGGCGGCCGTCCACGAGCACCGGGCGGTCATCTCGGCCGTGACCGAGGCGGACGAGGCCGCGGCGGTGCGCTGGCTCGACGAGCACCGCGACCACGCGGTGGCCGCGCTGCGCGAGGTCCTCGGCCCGGAGTGA
- a CDS encoding acyl-CoA dehydrogenase family protein: MKSSPQPSRSSQSAPVHPLDLLAIDGLLTDEEREIRRTVRALADRELRPHVAEWFERGAIPARELARTLGGLGVLGMHLEGYGCAGTGSVAYGLACMELEAVDSGLRSLVSVQGSLAMYAIWKFGSEEQKQRWLPKMAAGEYIGCFGLTEPDAGSDPGAMRTHAKRDGSDWILNGTKMWITNGSVADVAVVWARTEDGVRGFVVPTDTPGFSAPEIKQKLSLRASVTSELVLEDVRLPADAMLPEARGLSGPLGCLNEARFGIVFGALGAARDCLETAISYAADRTVFARPLSSYQLTQQKLADMALELGKGMLLALHLGRLKDAGTLTPEQISVGKLNNVREAIAVARECRTVLGANGITLEYPVMRHANNLESVLTYEGTSEVHSLVIGKALTGEQAFR; this comes from the coding sequence GTGAAGTCGTCGCCGCAGCCGTCGCGTTCGTCGCAGTCCGCGCCCGTCCACCCGCTCGATCTGCTCGCGATCGACGGGCTGCTCACCGACGAGGAGCGGGAGATCCGCCGCACCGTCCGTGCCCTGGCCGACCGCGAACTGCGCCCGCACGTCGCCGAGTGGTTCGAGCGCGGCGCCATCCCCGCCCGCGAGCTCGCCCGCACCCTGGGCGGCCTCGGGGTCCTCGGCATGCACCTGGAGGGCTACGGCTGCGCCGGCACCGGCTCCGTGGCGTACGGCCTGGCCTGCATGGAACTGGAGGCCGTCGACTCCGGCCTGCGCTCCCTGGTGTCGGTGCAGGGCTCGCTCGCCATGTACGCGATCTGGAAGTTCGGCTCCGAGGAGCAGAAGCAGCGCTGGCTGCCCAAGATGGCGGCCGGCGAGTACATCGGCTGCTTCGGCCTGACCGAGCCGGACGCCGGATCCGACCCCGGCGCCATGCGCACCCACGCCAAGCGCGACGGCTCCGACTGGATCCTCAACGGCACCAAGATGTGGATCACCAACGGCTCCGTCGCCGACGTGGCCGTCGTCTGGGCCCGCACCGAGGACGGCGTCCGCGGCTTCGTCGTGCCGACGGACACCCCCGGCTTCAGCGCGCCGGAGATCAAGCAGAAGCTCTCCCTGCGCGCCAGCGTCACCAGCGAACTCGTCCTGGAGGACGTCCGGCTGCCCGCCGACGCGATGCTCCCGGAGGCCCGCGGCCTGTCCGGCCCGCTCGGCTGCCTCAACGAGGCCCGCTTCGGCATCGTCTTCGGCGCCCTCGGCGCCGCCCGCGACTGCCTGGAGACGGCGATCTCCTACGCCGCCGACCGCACGGTCTTCGCCCGGCCGCTGTCCTCCTACCAGCTGACGCAGCAGAAGCTCGCCGACATGGCCCTGGAACTCGGCAAGGGCATGCTGCTCGCGCTCCACCTCGGCCGCCTCAAGGACGCCGGCACCCTGACCCCCGAACAGATCAGCGTGGGCAAGCTCAACAACGTGCGCGAGGCCATCGCCGTCGCCCGCGAGTGCCGCACCGTCCTGGGGGCCAACGGCATCACCCTGGAGTACCCGGTGATGCGCCACGCCAACAACCTGGAGTCGGTCCTCACGTACGAGGGCACCAGCGAGGTGCACTCCCTGGTCATCGGCAAGGCGCTCACCGGCGAGCAGGCCTTCCGCTGA
- a CDS encoding CoA transferase, translating into MDAQQPEAGPAGALSGIVVADFGRVLAGPYMTMLLADLGAEVVKIERPGSGDDTRAWGPPFADGQATYFLGVNRNKRSVALDLADPADLETARAIVDRADVLVENFRPGTMDRLGLGYERVRATNPGLVYCSVTGFGSAEGAALPGYDLLVQAMGGLMSVTGEPGGPGTKAGVALVDVITGLHAGMGVLAALRHRERTGEGQRLEVSLLGSLLSALTNQAAAHLAAGVIPRALGNRHPSITPYEVFEASDRPLVLAVGNDRQFRALCERIGSPGLADDPRFATNTARVAHREELVAELSGPLARRTADAWFDDLTAAGVPCGPINDLAGAFALADRLGLRPRVPAEDAGPGQVAHPIAFGTTPAVYRAAPPRLGEHTAEVLAELGLSTGRDRPSPVRRKMNGTQSREGAQP; encoded by the coding sequence ATGGACGCGCAGCAGCCGGAGGCGGGCCCGGCCGGCGCCCTGTCCGGGATCGTCGTCGCGGACTTCGGCCGGGTGCTGGCCGGGCCGTACATGACGATGCTCCTCGCCGACCTCGGCGCCGAGGTCGTGAAGATCGAGCGCCCCGGCTCGGGCGACGACACCCGCGCGTGGGGGCCGCCGTTCGCCGACGGGCAGGCCACCTACTTCCTGGGCGTGAACCGCAACAAGCGTTCGGTGGCTCTCGATCTGGCCGACCCGGCCGACCTGGAGACGGCCCGGGCGATCGTGGACCGGGCCGACGTGCTCGTGGAGAACTTCCGGCCCGGCACCATGGACCGGCTCGGCCTCGGCTACGAGCGGGTGCGGGCCACCAATCCGGGTCTCGTCTACTGCTCCGTGACCGGCTTCGGCTCGGCCGAGGGCGCCGCGCTGCCCGGCTACGACCTGCTCGTGCAGGCCATGGGCGGCCTCATGAGCGTCACCGGTGAGCCCGGGGGGCCGGGCACCAAGGCGGGCGTCGCCCTGGTCGACGTCATCACCGGCCTCCATGCGGGCATGGGCGTGCTCGCCGCGCTCCGCCACCGCGAACGCACCGGCGAGGGCCAGCGTCTGGAGGTGTCCCTCCTCGGCTCGCTGCTGTCCGCGCTGACCAACCAGGCGGCGGCCCACCTCGCCGCGGGCGTCATCCCGCGCGCCCTCGGCAACCGGCACCCCAGCATCACCCCGTACGAGGTGTTCGAGGCGAGCGACCGTCCCCTGGTGCTCGCCGTCGGCAACGACCGTCAGTTCCGCGCCCTGTGCGAGCGGATCGGCAGCCCCGGGCTCGCCGACGACCCCCGCTTCGCCACCAACACCGCCCGGGTCGCGCACCGGGAGGAACTGGTCGCGGAACTGTCCGGGCCCCTCGCGCGGCGCACCGCCGACGCCTGGTTCGACGACCTGACCGCGGCCGGGGTGCCCTGCGGCCCCATCAACGACCTCGCCGGCGCCTTCGCGCTCGCCGACCGCCTGGGCCTGCGGCCGCGCGTCCCGGCCGAGGACGCCGGCCCCGGGCAGGTCGCCCACCCGATCGCCTTCGGCACCACCCCGGCGGTCTACCGCGCCGCGCCGCCGCGCCTGGGCGAGCACACCGCCGAGGTCCTGGCGGAACTCGGGTTGTCCACAGGCCGCGACCGCCCGTCACCGGTGCGTAGGAAGATGAACGGCACGCAGTCGAGGGAAGGGGCACAGCCATGA
- a CDS encoding streptophobe family protein — MGRVSNRLPTRPGRAVPTEDHVRLARHLAAALAAVVAGFLAMGVTAALGLWAAGATDLPGGAGAFVAVLAAVVVMATGGQIGLSGDAGALAGTQAELTAMPLTVTLVGAMVTGSVFLRPLRHHAVARAGDLLTLAVPTVVLWLAALGGVCALARRDFPLTLGGGTTEETGDLGDLFGDLLDAANPSVGFRPDVGPTLFYGLLWILGVLVVALLVSRRTPLPPRLVRHHQAVRPAASAMLLLLLAYVAVGLVIGLVVAATKGHAAETLAVLLLGLPNVSWLALGIGIGGSWEGRAEGPFGLPMPQILDAVLRGGDGGRELSRVDLSSLAAQDGRAWWLLPIAAVLVLAAAFVMAARSPARVPPWRHALHLGIALAVTLLVVTPLTLVEARFGLSILGIGDLEALGADVFLRPHIWRTVGLGLLWGLVAGLLGALLATRVHRRGEVPDNGAPADRTEAGPGTGPGTGPGRDD, encoded by the coding sequence GTGGGCAGGGTGAGCAACCGGCTCCCCACCCGGCCCGGCCGGGCCGTTCCCACCGAGGACCACGTCCGGCTCGCCCGCCATCTGGCGGCGGCCCTCGCCGCCGTCGTCGCGGGCTTCCTCGCGATGGGCGTCACCGCCGCCCTCGGCCTGTGGGCCGCGGGCGCGACCGACCTGCCGGGCGGCGCCGGTGCCTTCGTCGCCGTCCTCGCGGCCGTCGTCGTCATGGCCACGGGCGGGCAGATCGGGCTCTCCGGCGACGCCGGGGCCCTCGCCGGCACCCAGGCCGAACTCACCGCCATGCCGCTCACCGTCACCCTGGTGGGCGCCATGGTCACCGGAAGCGTGTTCCTGCGCCCCCTGCGCCACCACGCCGTCGCCCGCGCCGGAGACCTCCTCACCCTGGCCGTGCCCACCGTCGTCCTCTGGCTGGCCGCGCTCGGCGGCGTCTGCGCCCTGGCCCGCCGCGACTTCCCGCTCACCCTCGGCGGCGGCACCACCGAGGAGACCGGCGATCTCGGCGACCTGTTCGGGGACCTCCTCGACGCGGCGAACCCCAGCGTCGGCTTCCGCCCCGACGTCGGCCCCACGCTCTTCTACGGCCTGCTGTGGATCCTCGGCGTCCTCGTCGTCGCCCTGCTCGTCTCCCGGCGCACACCGCTGCCGCCCCGCCTCGTCCGCCACCACCAGGCCGTCCGGCCCGCCGCCTCCGCGATGCTGCTCCTGCTCCTCGCGTACGTGGCCGTCGGCCTCGTCATCGGCCTGGTCGTCGCCGCCACCAAGGGGCACGCCGCGGAAACCCTCGCCGTGCTGCTGCTCGGCCTGCCCAACGTCAGCTGGCTCGCCCTCGGCATCGGCATCGGCGGTTCCTGGGAGGGCAGGGCCGAGGGCCCCTTCGGCCTCCCCATGCCCCAGATCCTCGACGCCGTACTGCGCGGCGGCGACGGCGGCCGCGAACTGTCGCGGGTCGACCTCTCCTCCCTCGCCGCGCAGGACGGACGCGCCTGGTGGCTCCTCCCGATCGCCGCCGTGCTCGTCCTCGCCGCCGCCTTCGTCATGGCCGCCCGCTCGCCCGCCCGCGTCCCGCCCTGGCGGCACGCCCTCCACCTTGGCATCGCCCTCGCCGTCACCCTGCTGGTCGTCACCCCCCTCACCCTCGTCGAGGCCCGCTTCGGCCTGTCGATCCTCGGCATCGGCGACCTGGAGGCGCTCGGCGCCGACGTGTTCCTGCGCCCCCACATCTGGCGGACCGTCGGCCTCGGCCTCCTCTGGGGCCTCGTGGCCGGCCTCCTCGGAGCCCTGCTCGCCACCCGCGTGCACCGCCGCGGCGAGGTGCCGGACAACGGCGCACCCGCCGACCGGACCGAAGCCGGTCCCGGGACCGGCCCCGGGACCGGCCCCGGCAGGGACGACTGA
- a CDS encoding serine/threonine-protein kinase: MEDEVGRGGMAVVYRARDLRLDRVVALKLLAPELARNDTFRRRFAHESRVAAAIDHPHIVPVFEAGETEGVLYIAMRYVPGQDLRALLDREGALEPVAAGRIAVQVASALDAAHAHDLVHRDVKPGNILVAEGTDRDHPEHVYLTDFGLTKKSLSLTGFTTVGQFVGTLDYVAPEQISGKPVDGRCDVYSLACVVFETLTGVPPFRRDDDMALLWAHQYDPPPPLSQERAGLPEAADAVLAKALAKVPEERYGTCLEFVAELRAALERGVRGARAAEVPGSGSGPWPTGPPPEPPSWARPVFRGMA; the protein is encoded by the coding sequence GTGGAGGACGAGGTCGGGCGCGGCGGCATGGCGGTCGTCTACCGGGCGCGTGACCTGCGGCTGGACCGGGTCGTGGCGCTGAAGCTGCTCGCCCCCGAGCTGGCCCGCAACGACACCTTCCGCCGGCGTTTCGCGCACGAGTCGCGGGTGGCGGCGGCCATCGACCACCCGCACATCGTGCCGGTGTTCGAGGCCGGCGAGACGGAGGGCGTGCTCTACATCGCGATGCGGTACGTGCCGGGTCAGGATCTGCGGGCGCTGCTGGACCGGGAGGGCGCCCTGGAACCGGTGGCGGCGGGGCGGATCGCGGTGCAGGTGGCGTCCGCGCTGGACGCGGCGCACGCGCACGACCTGGTGCACCGGGACGTGAAGCCCGGCAACATCCTGGTGGCGGAGGGCACCGACCGGGACCATCCGGAGCACGTGTACCTCACGGACTTCGGCCTGACGAAGAAGTCGCTGTCGCTGACCGGGTTCACGACGGTGGGGCAGTTCGTGGGAACCCTCGACTACGTGGCGCCCGAGCAGATCTCGGGCAAGCCGGTGGACGGCCGGTGCGACGTCTACAGCCTGGCGTGCGTGGTCTTCGAGACGCTGACCGGGGTGCCGCCGTTCCGCAGGGACGACGACATGGCACTGCTGTGGGCGCACCAGTACGATCCGCCGCCCCCGCTGTCGCAGGAGCGCGCGGGACTGCCGGAGGCGGCGGACGCGGTGCTGGCCAAGGCCCTGGCGAAGGTGCCGGAGGAGCGCTACGGGACGTGCCTGGAGTTCGTCGCCGAGCTGCGGGCGGCCCTGGAGCGGGGCGTACGCGGCGCACGGGCGGCCGAGGTTCCGGGCAGCGGCAGCGGCCCCTGGCCGACTGGGCCACCGCCCGAACCGCCGTCATGGGCGCGGCCGGTCTTCCGCGGGATGGCGTAG
- a CDS encoding DUF6777 domain-containing protein, producing MTSHPPSDRPSVPPTGPPSGPLSGPSTRPGPSGPPPPPGPPRGGSGGGGGAGGGGGGSTRSDGPGGGGGGPWWRSVPKVASLTAIIVAAVALVVVLTQRGGDGDGNQAGAGGGEVFLQNASASGPDPFTRSTARAEGASASPPPLPERSGADANATRGVSGATPGLYGGTHRIASCDVEQQIRFLSDEPAKNAAFASVLGIRATEVPGYLRSLTPVQLRVDTRVTNHGFRDGSPVPYQAVLQGGTAVMVDDHGVPRVRCACGNPLTPPIAQKEPKQVGPAWPGYRTSNVVVVQPSVTVIKVFVIHDPRTDRWIAREPGDTGHRDKHTTPPPRPTTSPPTSPSTSPPTSPSSPVPCVSVTGPEAPAPVDGVTPSPCPSPLVPKTPTTPSDSPSPPTEPESPPAPATTTSGPESQPATDLTPNGSSQPAASTDTSTDTAPGAAPLRPSAPGRPDGQPLI from the coding sequence GTGACTTCCCACCCGCCGTCCGACCGGCCCTCGGTCCCTCCCACCGGACCCCCTTCGGGGCCCCTCTCGGGCCCGTCCACGCGCCCCGGCCCGTCCGGCCCCCCGCCGCCTCCCGGCCCGCCGCGCGGCGGTTCGGGCGGGGGCGGAGGCGCCGGCGGGGGTGGCGGCGGCTCCACCCGGAGCGACGGCCCCGGGGGCGGGGGCGGCGGCCCGTGGTGGCGCTCGGTCCCCAAGGTGGCCTCGCTGACCGCGATCATCGTGGCGGCCGTCGCGCTCGTCGTGGTCCTCACCCAGCGGGGCGGCGACGGGGACGGGAACCAGGCGGGCGCCGGCGGCGGCGAGGTCTTCCTCCAGAACGCCTCGGCGAGCGGCCCCGATCCCTTCACCCGGTCCACGGCCCGCGCCGAGGGCGCGTCCGCCTCCCCTCCGCCGCTGCCCGAGCGGTCGGGCGCGGACGCCAACGCCACGCGGGGCGTGTCGGGCGCGACGCCCGGCCTGTACGGGGGCACGCACCGGATCGCGAGCTGTGACGTCGAGCAGCAGATCCGCTTCCTGTCCGACGAGCCCGCCAAGAACGCCGCCTTCGCGTCGGTGCTCGGCATCCGGGCGACCGAAGTCCCCGGTTACCTGCGGTCGTTGACGCCGGTCCAGCTGCGCGTGGACACCCGGGTGACCAACCACGGCTTCCGCGACGGCTCCCCGGTCCCGTACCAGGCGGTGCTCCAGGGCGGTACGGCGGTGATGGTGGACGACCACGGCGTGCCGCGGGTGCGCTGCGCGTGCGGCAACCCGCTGACGCCGCCGATCGCCCAGAAGGAGCCGAAGCAGGTCGGACCGGCCTGGCCCGGTTACCGGACGAGCAACGTCGTGGTCGTCCAGCCGTCCGTGACGGTGATCAAGGTCTTCGTGATCCACGACCCGCGCACGGACCGCTGGATCGCGCGCGAGCCGGGCGACACGGGCCACCGGGACAAGCACACCACTCCCCCGCCGCGTCCGACGACCTCCCCGCCGACGTCGCCCTCGACCTCCCCGCCCACGTCGCCGTCCTCGCCGGTGCCGTGCGTGTCGGTCACCGGTCCGGAGGCGCCGGCGCCCGTCGACGGCGTCACGCCCTCGCCGTGCCCTTCGCCGCTCGTGCCCAAGACCCCCACGACGCCGTCCGATTCCCCTTCCCCGCCCACGGAGCCGGAGTCACCGCCGGCACCGGCGACGACGACCTCGGGACCCGAGTCCCAGCCGGCCACGGACCTGACGCCGAACGGGTCCTCACAGCCCGCCGCGTCCACGGACACGTCGACGGACACCGCCCCGGGCGCGGCCCCCTTGCGGCCGTCCGCACCGGGCCGGCCCGACGGTCAGCCGCTGATCTGA
- a CDS encoding PLP-dependent aminotransferase family protein has translation MAEGRVVRTVVSVSDRMLSGRQLAALLTPPAEGRFGYRELARAVRETLLDGRVALRMRLPAERELAMALGVSRTTVTSAYDLLRESGYAHSRQGAGTWTALPEGQPAAGPAAIHGDTDSVIDLALAAPEAPADVLALALTEAAAELPRYAAAQGYHPYGLPELRAGIAHRYTARGLPTRPEQILVTTGAQQALALALALLGGPGDRVLAESPSYTNALDAMRGQRLRITPVPVTETGWDTGLIDAALRQTAPRLAYLIPDFHNPTGRLMPEEQRGEVARAARATGTWLVVDETLSDIALDVPAPRPFAASAGPGTGEQIISVGSLSKSCWGGLRVGWVRASSRVVTELARVRITHDLAGSVLDQLVAVALMGRIDPLLPGRAAELRRRREALVTALARHLPEWHWTLPPGGLCLWIDLGRPVASQLAARALRHGVRVEGGARFGVDPGTHEHRLRIPYALPAEVYETAAERLAAALEGAPARISDPGLPDWVA, from the coding sequence ATGGCAGAGGGTCGAGTGGTCCGTACCGTGGTCTCCGTGTCGGACCGCATGCTGAGCGGCCGACAGCTGGCGGCGCTGCTGACGCCCCCGGCCGAGGGCCGCTTCGGCTACCGCGAACTGGCCCGGGCGGTGCGGGAGACGCTGCTCGACGGCCGGGTCGCGCTCAGGATGCGGCTGCCCGCCGAGCGCGAACTGGCCATGGCGCTCGGCGTCAGCCGGACGACCGTCACCTCCGCCTACGACCTGCTGCGGGAGAGCGGCTACGCGCACAGCCGGCAGGGCGCCGGCACCTGGACGGCGCTGCCCGAGGGCCAGCCGGCGGCCGGACCCGCCGCGATCCACGGGGACACGGACTCGGTCATCGACCTCGCGCTCGCCGCGCCCGAGGCACCCGCCGACGTCCTGGCCCTGGCGCTGACCGAGGCCGCCGCCGAACTGCCCCGCTACGCGGCCGCCCAGGGCTACCACCCGTACGGGCTCCCGGAACTGCGCGCGGGCATCGCGCACCGGTACACGGCCCGTGGGCTGCCCACCCGGCCCGAGCAGATCCTCGTGACGACGGGCGCGCAGCAGGCCCTCGCGCTGGCTCTCGCCCTGCTCGGCGGGCCCGGTGACCGGGTGCTCGCCGAGAGCCCCTCGTACACCAATGCCCTGGACGCCATGCGCGGACAGCGGCTGCGGATCACGCCCGTGCCGGTGACGGAGACCGGCTGGGACACCGGACTCATCGACGCGGCACTGCGGCAGACCGCGCCGCGCCTCGCCTATCTCATCCCCGACTTCCATAATCCGACCGGGCGCCTGATGCCCGAGGAGCAGCGGGGCGAGGTGGCACGGGCGGCGCGGGCCACGGGGACGTGGCTGGTGGTGGACGAGACCCTGTCCGACATCGCCCTGGACGTGCCGGCACCCCGTCCCTTCGCGGCCTCGGCCGGCCCCGGCACCGGGGAGCAGATCATCAGCGTCGGCTCGCTCAGCAAGAGCTGCTGGGGCGGGCTGCGGGTCGGCTGGGTGCGCGCGTCCTCGCGGGTGGTGACCGAGCTCGCCCGGGTCCGGATCACCCACGACCTGGCCGGGTCGGTGCTCGACCAGTTGGTCGCCGTCGCCCTGATGGGCCGGATCGACCCGTTGCTGCCGGGGCGTGCGGCGGAGCTGCGGCGGCGCCGCGAGGCCCTCGTGACGGCGCTCGCCCGGCACCTGCCGGAGTGGCACTGGACACTGCCGCCGGGCGGGCTGTGCCTGTGGATCGACCTGGGCCGGCCCGTCGCCTCCCAGCTCGCGGCCCGCGCCCTGCGGCACGGGGTGCGGGTGGAGGGCGGGGCCCGCTTCGGGGTGGACCCGGGCACGCACGAGCACCGGCTGCGCATCCCGTACGCCCTGCCGGCCGAGGTGTACGAGACGGCGGCCGAGCGGCTCGCCGCCGCCCTGGAAGGGGCTCCCGCGCGGATCTCCGACCCCGGCCTGCCCGACTGGGTCGCCTGA
- a CDS encoding FBP domain-containing protein: MEPLTDKQIRASFVNCSKGDASRMKLPLDFAELPWEDLDFLGWVDPGAPLRAHLVVPRPQGPVGITLRVPAVGRTSAVKSSMCQICLTSHASSGVTLLAAPLAGARGREGNTVGTYVCADLACPLYVRGKRQPKLRGPRHQESLSPDEQIDRMMGNLNAFVDRVTAG; this comes from the coding sequence GTGGAACCATTGACCGACAAACAGATCCGCGCGTCCTTCGTCAACTGCTCGAAGGGTGACGCGTCCCGCATGAAGCTTCCGCTCGACTTCGCCGAGCTGCCCTGGGAGGACCTGGACTTCCTGGGCTGGGTCGACCCGGGCGCGCCGCTGCGGGCCCATCTCGTCGTCCCGCGCCCGCAGGGCCCGGTGGGCATCACCCTGCGGGTGCCCGCGGTCGGCCGCACCAGCGCCGTGAAGTCCAGCATGTGCCAGATCTGCCTGACCTCCCACGCCTCCTCGGGCGTGACCCTCCTGGCGGCGCCGCTGGCCGGCGCGCGCGGCCGCGAGGGCAACACGGTCGGCACGTACGTGTGCGCCGACCTCGCCTGCCCGCTGTACGTCCGCGGCAAGCGGCAGCCCAAGCTGCGCGGCCCGCGCCACCAGGAGTCGCTGAGCCCGGACGAGCAGATCGACCGGATGATGGGCAACCTGAACGCCTTCGTGGACCGGGTGACCGCCGGGTGA